A genome region from Maridesulfovibrio salexigens DSM 2638 includes the following:
- a CDS encoding sigma-54-dependent transcriptional regulator — translation MSKSTGQTPRYPLLLVDDEDSWLQSFRATLRSQGIDNVVLLSDGTKTMETLAQRQFCAVAVDLMMPGVSGEELIPQIVEEHPELPVLVISGLNEIKAVVNCIRKGAFDFIVKTEDRNTLIAGVRHAIEIFELRQENKSLQQRFFKDSPDRPELFSEIVTAHKDMISIFKYIEAIAETSRPVLITGESGVGKELVARAVHNASGRKGNFVPVNVAGLDDNVFSDTLFGHKKGAFTGASEARIGLVEKAKNGTLFLDEIGDLSQASQTKLLRLLQEHEFMPLGSDMAKRSSARIITATHQSFKAMQEQGKFRKDLFFRLRGHMLNIPPLRERRGDLPLLISHFLNEVQAETSSEVEADVHELSAFLDNYPFPGNVRELQHLVHDAASICGYKEVKPEHFKKLLVVPGESLETVAPVSDSEESVTFGIRLPTLQEVRARLIDEALRRTKGNQSSAAQLIGVTRQAVSKYLKKNG, via the coding sequence ATGAGTAAAAGTACAGGGCAGACACCAAGGTATCCATTACTGCTGGTTGATGATGAGGATTCGTGGCTGCAAAGTTTTCGGGCCACCCTGCGTTCGCAGGGTATTGATAACGTTGTTCTGCTGAGTGACGGCACAAAGACAATGGAAACGCTTGCCCAGCGCCAGTTTTGCGCCGTAGCCGTAGATTTGATGATGCCCGGTGTTTCCGGAGAAGAGCTTATTCCGCAGATTGTGGAGGAGCATCCGGAGCTCCCGGTACTGGTCATTTCAGGGCTGAACGAAATCAAGGCCGTGGTCAATTGTATCCGCAAGGGGGCCTTCGACTTCATCGTCAAAACCGAGGACCGCAACACGCTCATCGCCGGGGTTCGTCACGCCATTGAAATTTTCGAATTGCGGCAGGAGAACAAATCCCTGCAACAGCGTTTTTTCAAGGATTCACCGGACCGCCCGGAGCTTTTCTCGGAGATTGTCACCGCCCACAAGGATATGATCTCCATCTTTAAATATATTGAAGCTATTGCCGAGACTTCACGTCCGGTCTTGATTACCGGTGAATCCGGAGTAGGCAAGGAACTCGTTGCCCGGGCAGTGCACAATGCCAGCGGTAGAAAGGGTAATTTTGTGCCCGTGAATGTTGCCGGACTGGATGACAATGTCTTTTCCGATACTCTTTTCGGGCATAAGAAAGGTGCTTTTACCGGAGCTTCAGAAGCGCGCATCGGTTTGGTGGAGAAGGCCAAGAACGGGACGCTGTTTCTTGATGAAATTGGCGATCTCAGCCAGGCTTCACAAACTAAGTTGCTGAGATTGTTGCAGGAGCACGAGTTCATGCCGCTTGGATCAGATATGGCTAAACGCTCCAGCGCGAGAATTATTACCGCCACCCATCAATCTTTCAAAGCTATGCAGGAGCAGGGCAAATTCCGAAAGGATCTATTTTTTCGGTTGCGCGGGCACATGTTGAATATCCCGCCGCTAAGGGAGCGCAGAGGAGATCTGCCGTTGCTTATTTCCCATTTTCTTAATGAGGTTCAAGCGGAAACATCCAGCGAAGTTGAAGCGGATGTTCATGAGCTTTCTGCTTTTCTGGATAACTATCCTTTTCCGGGAAATGTGCGCGAATTACAGCATCTGGTTCATGATGCCGCAAGCATCTGCGGTTACAAAGAAGTTAAGCCTGAGCACTTCAAAAAACTGCTGGTAGTGCCGGGAGAATCCCTTGAAACAGTTGCCCCGGTCTCTGATTCCGAAGAAAGCGTTACTTTCGGTATCCGTCTACCGACTCTGCAAGAGGTCCGAGCCAGACTTATCGATGAAGCTCTGCGCCGCACCAAAGGCAATCAGTCCTCCGCCGCCCAGCTTATCGGGGTTACCCGGCAGGCGGTTAGTAAATATTTAAAGAAGAATGGGTAG
- a CDS encoding GlcG/HbpS family heme-binding protein has product MPVTTEIALRMVAAAQKKAEEIGVPMVIAVVDQGGNLLAQVRMDDALLVSIDLSLNKAYTAVAAKMSTETLCSVSQPGGELYGIHNANNGRIVIFGGGLPIEENGKVIGGIGVSGGSVAQDTACAEAGLAAFK; this is encoded by the coding sequence ATGCCGGTAACAACAGAAATTGCGCTGCGCATGGTCGCTGCCGCACAGAAAAAAGCGGAAGAAATCGGTGTGCCAATGGTCATTGCCGTGGTTGATCAGGGTGGGAATCTTCTTGCTCAGGTCCGCATGGATGATGCTCTTTTAGTGAGTATCGACCTGTCCCTGAACAAAGCCTACACCGCCGTAGCCGCCAAGATGAGTACAGAAACCCTATGCTCTGTATCTCAGCCCGGCGGTGAACTCTACGGCATCCACAACGCGAACAATGGACGCATTGTCATTTTCGGCGGCGGACTGCCCATTGAAGAAAACGGGAAAGTAATCGGTGGAATAGGTGTCAGTGGCGGAAGTGTTGCTCAGGACACAGCTTGTGCGGAAGCAGGTCTTGCAGCTTTTAAATAG
- a CDS encoding glycyl radical protein encodes MTKNKPSVEIPKTVGASGRVTKTLDRFLNTAPAVCAERAVLITESYKETEGQPMSIRRAKALEKILSGMSIFIQDDELIVGNQCSMPRSAPIFPEFSCKWVEDELDRLEKRTADVFLISEDVKAKLREAFTYWDGKTVNEIASQLMPAESLEAHNDVVYTVGNYFYNGVGHISANYEKVLNLGINAIIKQAEDKLATLDFADGEQLNQMHFLNSVIIANKAVLAFAKRFADLAEKMASACEEPTRRIELKEIARICRKVPAQPAENFQEALQAFWFVHLVIQIESNGHSISPMRFDQYMNPFLQKDDISIEQAQEMLDMLWIKFAELNKVRDENSTMAFAGYPMFMNLIVGGQKRDGSDATNAMSYLVLQAGANTKLYAPSLSIRIHEGTPDPLYKKAAELSRMGMGYPAYYNDRVIVPALLARGLEREDARDYGIIGCVEPQVGGKTEGWHDAAFYNMSKIIELALNDGVDQRTGKQIGPKSGKMEEFKSFEDVMEAYTQQTSYFVKLMAAADNAVDMTHGKHCPLPFLSSLVDDCIAEAKSLQEGGAHYNFTGPQGVGVANAGDSLTAIKKLVFDEEAITLKELHAALANDFEGQEDLRMMLVNRAPKYGNDDDYADEIAKEAALIYCEEVNKYTNPRGGKFQPGLYPASANVPLGSVVMATPDGRKAWSPLADGVSPISGYDSCGPTASVLSVAKLDHEIASNGTLLNQKFHPSAIEGEKGLENLKAVTEAYFQNGGFHVQYNVISRDTLLDAQANPEKHKGLVVRVAGYSAFFTALDKSLQDDILARTEQNF; translated from the coding sequence ATGACTAAGAACAAACCCAGCGTTGAAATCCCCAAAACAGTAGGCGCATCCGGCAGAGTAACCAAAACCCTTGATCGTTTCCTGAATACCGCCCCGGCAGTCTGCGCCGAACGCGCGGTGCTGATCACTGAATCCTACAAGGAGACCGAAGGTCAGCCCATGTCTATCCGCCGCGCCAAGGCTCTGGAAAAGATCCTTTCCGGCATGTCCATCTTCATTCAGGACGATGAACTCATCGTCGGTAACCAGTGCTCCATGCCCCGTTCAGCACCTATCTTCCCTGAATTTTCCTGCAAATGGGTTGAAGATGAACTGGACCGCCTTGAAAAAAGAACCGCTGACGTATTCCTTATTTCTGAAGACGTAAAAGCCAAGCTGCGCGAAGCATTCACCTATTGGGACGGCAAGACCGTTAATGAAATTGCATCCCAGCTCATGCCCGCCGAATCCCTCGAAGCGCATAACGATGTAGTCTACACCGTAGGTAACTACTTCTATAACGGCGTAGGCCATATCTCCGCCAACTACGAAAAAGTCCTTAACCTCGGTATCAACGCCATCATCAAGCAGGCCGAAGACAAACTTGCTACCCTTGATTTCGCTGACGGTGAACAGCTCAACCAAATGCATTTCCTCAATTCGGTTATCATCGCCAACAAAGCAGTCCTCGCTTTTGCCAAACGCTTTGCCGATCTAGCTGAAAAAATGGCCTCTGCCTGCGAAGAGCCTACCCGTAGAATAGAACTGAAAGAAATCGCCCGTATCTGCCGCAAAGTCCCTGCCCAGCCCGCCGAGAATTTTCAGGAAGCATTGCAGGCATTCTGGTTTGTACATCTGGTCATCCAGATTGAATCCAATGGACACTCTATCTCACCCATGCGCTTTGACCAGTACATGAACCCCTTCCTGCAAAAAGACGACATCTCCATCGAGCAGGCTCAGGAAATGCTGGATATGCTCTGGATCAAATTTGCTGAACTGAACAAGGTCCGCGACGAAAACTCCACCATGGCTTTCGCCGGGTATCCCATGTTCATGAACCTTATTGTAGGCGGCCAGAAACGCGACGGTTCCGATGCAACCAACGCCATGTCTTATCTGGTGCTTCAGGCTGGGGCCAACACCAAGCTCTACGCTCCGTCCCTGTCCATCCGTATCCACGAGGGTACCCCCGATCCGCTGTACAAAAAGGCAGCAGAACTGAGCCGCATGGGTATGGGTTACCCCGCATACTACAACGATAGAGTTATCGTGCCCGCACTGCTGGCCCGTGGTCTTGAGCGTGAAGATGCCCGCGATTACGGTATCATCGGTTGTGTTGAGCCTCAGGTGGGCGGCAAGACCGAAGGCTGGCATGATGCTGCTTTCTACAACATGTCCAAAATCATCGAGCTGGCCCTCAATGATGGTGTTGACCAGCGTACCGGAAAGCAGATCGGACCCAAATCCGGCAAGATGGAAGAGTTCAAATCCTTTGAAGACGTTATGGAAGCATACACCCAGCAGACTTCCTACTTCGTCAAGCTCATGGCTGCCGCTGACAACGCTGTAGATATGACTCATGGCAAGCATTGTCCGCTGCCTTTCCTCTCTTCACTCGTTGATGATTGTATTGCCGAAGCCAAATCCTTGCAGGAAGGCGGAGCACATTACAACTTCACCGGACCTCAGGGCGTAGGTGTTGCCAACGCAGGCGACTCCCTGACCGCTATCAAGAAACTGGTTTTCGATGAAGAAGCCATCACACTCAAAGAGCTGCATGCAGCGCTTGCCAATGACTTCGAAGGTCAGGAAGACCTGCGCATGATGCTTGTTAACCGAGCACCCAAATACGGCAACGATGACGATTACGCGGATGAAATCGCCAAGGAAGCCGCGCTGATCTACTGCGAAGAAGTGAACAAGTACACCAACCCCCGCGGCGGTAAATTTCAGCCCGGCCTGTACCCCGCTTCCGCAAATGTGCCCCTCGGTTCTGTAGTTATGGCTACCCCTGACGGACGTAAAGCATGGTCACCGCTGGCAGACGGTGTATCGCCCATCTCCGGTTACGATTCCTGCGGTCCCACCGCATCCGTACTCTCGGTTGCCAAACTGGACCACGAAATCGCATCCAACGGAACCCTGCTGAACCAGAAGTTCCACCCCTCCGCCATTGAAGGCGAAAAGGGGCTGGAAAACCTCAAGGCCGTTACCGAAGCCTACTTCCAGAACGGCGGATTCCACGTGCAGTACAACGTCATCAGCCGGGATACCCTGCTTGATGCTCAGGCCAACCCTGAAAAGCACAAAGGACTGGTTGTCCGCGTAGCTGGATACAGCGCATTCTTCACCGCGCTCGATAAATCCCTGCAGGATGACATCCTCGCCCGTACTGAACAGAACTTCTAA
- a CDS encoding glycyl-radical enzyme activating protein: MRWKERQHKFSLDDKNKADLTGLVFDIQRFAVHDGNGIRTLVFLKGCPLRCKWCQNPESMSSKPEIMRIPHHCISCVKCATLCPEQAIEYREDGVFIDRDKCTYCGECVEKCYAGSMTIVGRYLTVEEVMEEVERDRPFYNTSEGGVTFSGGEPTMQSAFLIAALKDAKERGLHTAIESCCLCSPKTFAKVLDYTDLVLTDIKHMDSDRHKELTGMHNVQILENIRMAAKTGKKLRIRIPLIPGCNDSKENIKATAKFVESLGANVEGLDILPYHRLGEPKWEQLDREYTLSGVKPPEREHVMELKDLVTPHCPNVSVGG; encoded by the coding sequence ATGAGATGGAAAGAGAGGCAGCATAAATTTAGTTTAGACGACAAGAACAAAGCTGACCTTACGGGATTAGTCTTTGATATTCAGCGCTTTGCTGTGCATGACGGTAACGGTATTCGCACACTGGTCTTTTTGAAGGGCTGTCCGTTACGCTGCAAATGGTGCCAGAACCCTGAATCCATGAGCAGCAAGCCTGAAATCATGCGCATCCCTCACCACTGTATAAGCTGTGTGAAGTGCGCTACCCTTTGCCCGGAACAGGCAATTGAATACCGGGAAGACGGGGTATTTATTGACCGGGACAAATGTACCTATTGCGGTGAATGTGTTGAGAAGTGCTATGCCGGGTCTATGACAATTGTGGGTCGCTACCTGACCGTCGAAGAGGTCATGGAAGAAGTTGAACGCGATCGTCCGTTTTACAACACTTCGGAAGGCGGAGTTACTTTTTCCGGCGGAGAACCGACCATGCAATCTGCATTTTTAATTGCAGCATTAAAAGACGCAAAAGAACGCGGATTACATACAGCCATTGAATCCTGCTGTTTATGTTCACCCAAAACATTTGCCAAGGTTTTGGATTACACCGATCTGGTGCTCACCGACATCAAGCACATGGATTCGGATCGACACAAGGAGCTGACAGGAATGCACAATGTGCAGATTCTGGAGAACATCCGCATGGCTGCGAAGACGGGCAAGAAATTACGTATTCGCATACCGCTCATTCCCGGATGCAACGATTCTAAGGAAAACATAAAAGCCACTGCTAAATTTGTGGAATCGCTAGGTGCAAACGTGGAAGGACTGGACATTCTGCCCTACCACCGTCTCGGCGAACCTAAATGGGAACAGCTTGACCGTGAATACACCTTGAGTGGTGTTAAGCCCCCTGAGCGCGAACATGTCATGGAACTGAAAGATCTGGTTACACCTC
- a CDS encoding helix-turn-helix domain-containing protein, producing the protein MVVISTNNWKHSDNVSNKWLLESQMEVAWKEYQIKSGIKLIVQNLPALEENVQFEFESDSAPVQFLYCLSGGTRHTVIDKTQKQHSIKTANQKLTLSYLPETKGISIIPKGIPLQSVGLQIHPETLLQLVDEAGRSVCPQLYASIKSKNPQPYFHETELPLPIQITVQQILECMLSGSMKKIFLEYKALELMYTQLSLLDCALIKTKKITPYEHQTVMRAYKILMQDIVSPPPLLDLAKQAGITHTRLNQLFKTIYGKTVFGVLRQERLECSRRMLEDGRRTIAEVAYECGFSNPSHLSRAFVKQYGLQPKRYQAEHLKLQQKSTSTQIV; encoded by the coding sequence ATGGTCGTAATCAGCACAAATAACTGGAAACATAGTGATAATGTTTCGAACAAATGGCTTCTGGAGTCGCAAATGGAGGTAGCGTGGAAGGAGTATCAGATCAAAAGCGGCATCAAATTGATTGTTCAAAATCTTCCGGCATTGGAAGAAAATGTACAATTTGAATTTGAATCCGATTCCGCCCCGGTCCAATTTTTATACTGCTTGTCGGGGGGAACCCGACATACTGTTATTGATAAAACTCAAAAACAACATTCGATTAAAACAGCAAATCAAAAACTAACTTTATCTTATCTACCTGAAACTAAGGGTATTTCAATAATCCCAAAAGGAATCCCACTACAATCTGTAGGTCTGCAAATTCATCCTGAAACACTGCTCCAGCTTGTTGATGAAGCCGGACGCTCAGTTTGCCCGCAGCTTTATGCTAGTATCAAATCCAAAAATCCCCAGCCGTATTTTCACGAAACAGAATTGCCGCTGCCCATTCAAATAACAGTACAGCAGATTCTGGAATGCATGCTCAGTGGGTCGATGAAAAAGATCTTCCTGGAATACAAAGCTCTTGAGCTCATGTACACACAGCTCAGCCTTCTTGATTGTGCCCTGATTAAAACAAAGAAAATAACGCCTTACGAACATCAGACGGTCATGAGAGCTTACAAAATATTGATGCAGGATATCGTTTCGCCGCCTCCTCTTCTGGATCTGGCTAAACAGGCCGGCATAACTCACACTAGGCTCAACCAGCTTTTTAAAACCATATACGGCAAGACCGTTTTCGGAGTTCTAAGGCAGGAAAGACTGGAATGCTCCAGAAGAATGCTTGAAGACGGACGAAGAACTATTGCCGAAGTTGCTTATGAGTGCGGATTCTCAAACCCCAGCCACCTTTCACGTGCTTTTGTAAAACAGTATGGTCTGCAACCTAAACGTTATCAGGCGGAACACTTGAAGCTGCAGCAAAAAAGCACATCGACCCAGATAGTTTAG
- a CDS encoding PocR ligand-binding domain-containing protein: protein MEADKRKDKKLDVHEDFIEELNTLRGRVAELEESHFRCENFNGNYRLNAVIPDSQDESRQHRFEDYFDVEAIQRIQDAFSEATRVASVITDLEGRPITKPSRFCRFCDLIRNTEKGMANCMRSDASFGTKSPLEPIMRPCLSGGLWDGGTSFYVGDRHIANWIIGQVRCPPTNDDRIRRYAREIGADEDQLMEALAEVPSMSRDQFLSVCNALCLIANQMSILARKNFLQAQAIARRRVVEVALRESEERFRQLSQSTFEAIFIHHEGEILTANRAGLHLFGYSQEELAGLNIDDLADPEHREIVRLHTSRNRRTRFDANFRCRDGRMLICKIQQRDIIFQGEKVGVCAIRDITERVESERQAKEKQQQLIQADKMVSLGVLVSGMAHEINNPNSFMTLNLPLLDEIWRDITPILEDYYHENGDFLAGGLEYGELRNFMPDLLARMQEGASRISGIVNSLKDYSRLEPGELMWEVDLVDVVDNSLRLLENLISKKTARFEMDLATELPQVRGNSQRISQVLINLLVNSCEALTDRNQRILLSSKFNTKEQVVEIGVRDEGVGIAEEHFKKITDPFFTTKRTSGGTGLGLSVSSTIVQEHGGRLEFSANPGGGTIAKFSIPVITDGDNDE, encoded by the coding sequence ATGGAAGCAGATAAAAGAAAAGATAAGAAATTAGATGTTCATGAGGACTTTATCGAAGAGCTGAATACCTTGCGTGGCAGGGTGGCAGAGCTTGAGGAATCTCATTTTCGGTGTGAGAACTTTAACGGAAATTACAGATTGAATGCGGTTATACCTGATTCACAGGATGAGAGCAGGCAGCACCGCTTTGAAGATTATTTTGATGTGGAGGCTATCCAGCGTATTCAGGATGCATTTTCTGAAGCTACGCGGGTTGCCTCAGTCATTACCGATCTGGAAGGGCGGCCCATCACCAAGCCTAGCCGTTTCTGCCGTTTCTGCGATTTGATTCGAAACACGGAGAAAGGCATGGCTAACTGCATGCGTTCTGATGCATCTTTCGGAACCAAAAGCCCCTTGGAACCAATCATGCGCCCCTGTCTCAGCGGAGGGCTTTGGGACGGCGGGACGAGTTTTTATGTAGGGGATCGCCACATTGCCAACTGGATTATCGGACAGGTGCGCTGCCCGCCCACCAATGATGACCGCATTCGCCGATATGCCCGCGAAATCGGTGCTGACGAAGATCAGCTGATGGAAGCTCTTGCCGAGGTCCCGTCCATGTCTCGGGATCAGTTCCTGAGTGTCTGCAATGCGCTTTGTTTAATTGCCAATCAGATGTCTATTCTGGCTCGCAAGAACTTTTTGCAGGCTCAGGCCATTGCCAGACGCCGCGTAGTTGAAGTTGCCCTGCGCGAGAGTGAAGAACGTTTTCGCCAGCTTTCGCAGTCTACTTTTGAAGCAATTTTCATTCATCATGAAGGGGAGATTCTGACCGCCAACCGTGCCGGATTGCATCTCTTTGGTTATTCGCAGGAGGAGCTTGCCGGACTCAATATCGATGACCTTGCCGACCCGGAGCACCGTGAAATAGTGCGGTTGCATACGTCCCGCAATCGCCGGACTCGTTTTGATGCTAATTTTCGTTGCAGGGACGGGCGAATGCTCATTTGTAAAATTCAGCAGCGGGACATTATTTTTCAGGGCGAAAAGGTTGGGGTCTGTGCCATACGCGATATCACTGAACGCGTGGAATCCGAACGTCAGGCCAAGGAAAAGCAACAGCAGCTCATTCAGGCTGATAAAATGGTTTCATTGGGGGTATTGGTTTCAGGTATGGCCCATGAAATCAATAATCCCAACAGTTTTATGACCCTCAATCTGCCTCTGCTGGATGAAATATGGCGCGATATAACCCCCATTCTTGAGGATTACTATCACGAAAACGGCGACTTTCTTGCGGGTGGGCTGGAATATGGTGAGCTGCGGAATTTTATGCCTGATCTCTTGGCTCGTATGCAGGAAGGAGCGAGTCGTATCAGCGGGATTGTAAACAGTCTCAAGGATTATTCGCGACTGGAGCCCGGTGAGTTGATGTGGGAAGTTGATCTGGTGGATGTGGTTGATAACTCCCTGCGGCTGCTGGAAAATCTTATCAGCAAGAAGACTGCGCGTTTTGAAATGGACCTTGCTACAGAGCTTCCGCAGGTGCGTGGAAATTCGCAGCGAATTTCACAGGTATTGATTAACCTGCTGGTTAATTCTTGCGAAGCCTTAACTGACCGCAATCAGAGGATTCTGCTGTCTTCAAAGTTTAATACTAAAGAGCAGGTGGTTGAAATTGGGGTTCGTGATGAAGGTGTGGGCATTGCCGAGGAGCATTTTAAGAAGATCACTGATCCTTTTTTCACTACGAAACGGACCAGCGGCGGCACCGGTCTGGGCTTGTCCGTATCATCGACAATTGTGCAGGAACATGGCGGTCGGCTGGAGTTTTCAGCTAACCCCGGCGGGGGGACCATTGCAAAATTTTCAATTCCGGTAATCACTGACGGGGATAATGATGAGTAA